One Synechococcus sp. CC9605 genomic window carries:
- a CDS encoding MFS transporter produces MRFLASIGAGGVIFMTPLIFHAIDFSAREVGSGLAVSALIGTVVRLLSGALLDRGVRCSWPVRGTTLLAIAADLILLQADNYNSYLFGQLLLGCAAGLYWPAIELAVPLSCGDLPSGRGYALVRSADALGIGIGTLIGTAAATLGMLRTVYSVEALCMAAVLVLISLVPLQDGPPYRNLSRNIPDPDGPRSTARLPWLLPLLPVLLISVVATGILALQQSALPLDLVRGGLLRPALSESHSSALISLQLTLLVSLQWPVGRWLAERSVAFGLGLSLAGFSLGCALIALSSLFENGTILVLAALLPMAFAQAAFLPTATEAVIEETPPEHRGLAMALFSQCFAISAIVAPLAGGALLDLQNNGLLLWLLMGGGCLVVLPTLRSLKPRYGIDGTIAQTSRSTHNSQTNNTLAANSR; encoded by the coding sequence CTGAGGTTTCTGGCGTCCATCGGAGCCGGCGGGGTGATCTTCATGACGCCGCTGATCTTTCATGCGATTGACTTCTCGGCGCGTGAAGTGGGCAGCGGCTTAGCCGTCTCCGCCCTGATCGGCACGGTGGTGCGTCTGCTGAGCGGTGCACTGCTCGATCGGGGCGTCCGCTGCTCCTGGCCTGTCAGGGGCACAACCCTGTTGGCCATTGCGGCCGATTTGATCCTGCTGCAGGCCGACAACTACAACAGCTACCTGTTCGGACAACTGCTGCTGGGCTGTGCGGCAGGTCTGTACTGGCCTGCCATCGAATTGGCCGTTCCCTTGAGTTGCGGCGACCTTCCTTCAGGCCGGGGCTATGCCCTGGTGCGCAGTGCCGATGCTCTCGGTATTGGCATTGGCACGCTGATCGGAACCGCAGCCGCCACGCTGGGAATGCTGCGAACGGTGTACAGCGTTGAAGCGCTCTGCATGGCCGCCGTTCTGGTGCTGATCAGCCTTGTTCCACTCCAGGACGGCCCTCCATACCGCAACCTCAGCAGAAATATCCCCGATCCGGATGGTCCACGGTCAACGGCCCGGCTGCCTTGGTTGCTGCCCCTGCTGCCGGTGCTGCTGATAAGTGTGGTGGCTACCGGGATACTGGCCCTCCAACAGAGTGCGCTTCCCTTGGATCTGGTGCGCGGCGGGCTGTTGCGACCGGCACTGAGCGAAAGCCACAGCAGCGCATTGATCTCCCTTCAGCTGACCTTGCTGGTGAGCCTGCAGTGGCCGGTGGGCCGTTGGCTGGCGGAGCGCAGCGTTGCCTTCGGGCTTGGCCTGAGCCTGGCGGGATTCAGTCTGGGCTGCGCTTTGATTGCCCTGTCATCCCTGTTCGAGAACGGAACGATCCTGGTGCTGGCAGCTTTGCTGCCGATGGCCTTCGCCCAGGCCGCTTTCTTACCCACGGCCACAGAAGCCGTCATTGAAGAAACACCACCGGAACACCGTGGTTTGGCGATGGCGCTGTTTTCCCAGTGCTTCGCCATCAGCGCCATCGTGGCGCCCCTCGCCGGAGGAGCCCTGCTGGACCTTCAGAACAATGGCCTGCTGCTCTGGCTGTTGATGGGTGGGGGGTGCCTGGTTGTGCTCCCGACCCTACGCAGCCTCAAGCCGCGTTACGGCATCGATGGCACGATTGCTCAAACAAGCCGTTCAACGCACAATTCACAAACCAACAACACATTGGCAGCCAATTCCAGATAA